Within Methyloversatilis discipulorum, the genomic segment CACGCTGGCCGGCATCGCGACGCGCAACGGCATCCTGAAGGTGAGCCACTACGTCCATCTGTGCCAGCACGAGGGCGAACGCTTCGGCACGGCGATGATCACCCGCGGTTCGCTGGAGCGCCTGACGCCGGTGCTGATGACCGCGCTGGTAGCCGCCTTCGCGCTGACGCCTCTGCTGCTCGCCGCCGATGCGCCGGGCAAGGAAATCCTGCATCCGGTGGCGGTGGTCATCTTCGGCGGCCTGATCAGCGCGACGCTGCTCGACACCCTGCTCACACCGGTGCTGTACTGGCGCTTCGGCGAGGCCGCGACGCGGCAACTGATTGCGGCGGCCGACGACAGCTCTCCGACAGAACAACGCCTGGAGGCACTGCCATGAGCCGTTCGACGACGCCCCCGCGCATTCCGGACGCTTTGACGATGGTGCACACGATGATCAAACATCTGCTGGCCACACTGATTACCCTGGCCGTCGCAGCGGCCAGCACCGCGGCACTGGCCCACGGCGAGGCCACGCCGCGTCACGGCGGCGTGACCCGATCGGTCAATGATCTGTCCTTCGAACTGGTCGCGCTCGACAGCGGCGCGGCAATCTATATTGAGGACCACGGCAAGCCCGTCAGCACCTCCGGTTTCGCCGGAAAGCTCACGGTACTGGCGGGCTCGAACCGATCGGACGCTGCGCTAAAGCCGGGCAGCGACAACACCCTGGTGGCGGACGGGATCAAGCTGCAGCCGGGCGCCATCGCCGTTGCCGTGCTCACCGACCGCAACGGCCGAACCACCACCGTGCGGTTCACGCTGAAGTAGGCGATGTCGATGTCCACAGCCGGACCGGCCTTCAGGGGCGGCATGCTTGCACTGCTCTCGGCCGTGCTGTTCGGCATGAGCACGCCCTTGATCGCCCGACTGTCATCGGGAATCAATCCCTTTCTGACGGCCGCACTGCTCTATGCCGGCGCAGCGCTCGCCGGCGCAACGATGATCAGGGGCCGGGCGCGCGAAGCCGGATTGCGCCGCACCGACGCCGTGCCGCTGGCATGGATCACGCTGAGCGGGGCCGTCGTCGCACCGGTCGCGCTGGCCTGGGGGCTGCAGCGCTGCAGTACGACTTCGGCGTCGCTGATGCTGGCGCTGGAGGCCCTGTTCACAGCGCTGCTCGCGCACTGGCTCTACCGCGAACAGATCGGCTTGCGGGCATGGGTGGCCCTGTTGCTGCTCACCGCCGGCGCCATCGCGCTTCTGTTCGACGCAGCGCAGACAGGTACGAGCCAGACGCTCGGGCTGATCGCCGTCGTCGTGGCGACGATGGCGTGGGGGACGGACGATGCGCTGTCGCGCGCAGTGGCCGACCGTGACCCGGGCCAGGTCATCCTGGTCAAGGGCGCCGCCGGTGCCGCCACGACCGGCGCAATGGCACTGGCCGCTGGCGCCCGACTCACCGACGTCGGCCAGATCGCCGGTCTGCTGCTGGTGGGTGTTACCGGGTATGGCCTGAGCCTCAAGTTCTATCTGCTTGCACAGCGAACCTTCGGCGCGGCGCGCACCGGTTCGGTGTTCGCCTTCGTTCCGTTCATCGGCGCACTCGGGGCAGTGCTGATGGGCGAGCGGGAAGCGGGCGCGGGACTGCGGGTCGCCAGCGTGCTGATGATAGTCGGGGTGATCCTTCACCTCACCGAGAAGCACCAGCACCGGCACGAACATGGCGTGCTCGAACACGAGCACGCGCACACGCACGACGACGGGCATCACCTCCACAAGCACGACCCGCCGGTTCAGGGATCGCACAGTCACATGCACCGTCATGAGCCGATGAGCCACTCTCATCCACACCTGCCGGATGCGCATCACACGCATCCACACTGACGCAAGCCCGTTCGGTGCGCACAGCGCCAAGCGGAGCGACATATCGTATGCGGACAGGCTGCGCCAACCCGCGAAACCCACGGCACACTGTGCACCGGGACATCGCACGCAGCGCGGCCGGTCGCCATTCAGGCGACGAAAGTTTGATCTAATACTGAGCACACTAAGGATGCATCCGTCAGACTGAGCGCTGTCGGTGTCTTCACCGGCAGGCCGTCGCGCTTCAGTTCGCCATGCGCGCTGCATGCCTGCCGAACCATAACCAGAACGCGCCATGCCACACGACATCACCCTCATCGCCACCATTGCGGCCGGTTTCGGTCTCGCCATGATCTTCGGCCTGATCGCGGTACGCCTGCGCATGCCGCCGCTGGTCGGCTACCTGATGGCGGGCATCGTGATCAGTCCGACCACGCCGGGCTTCGTCGCCGACATCGGGCTGGCCAGCCAGCTGGCCGAGATCGGCGTGATGCTGCTGATGTTCGGCGTCGGCCTGCACTTCTCGCTCGACGACCTGATGGCGGTCAAGCGCATCGCGGTGCCCGGCGCGGTGGTGCAGATCGCCGTCGCCACGCTGCTCGGCATGGCGATCGCGACGATGTGGGACTGGAACGTCGGCGCCGCCATCGTGTTCGGTCTGTGCCTTTCGGTGGCGAGTACCGTGGTGCTGCTGCGCGCGCTTGAGTCGAAAGGGCTGCTGAAGTCGATCAACGGCCAGATCGCGGTCGGCTGGCTGGTGGTCGAGGACCTGGTGATGGTGCTGGTGCTGGTGCTGCTGCCAGCGCTGGCCGGCGTGCTGTCGGGCGATACCGCCGCCGCGTCCGGCCGTGACCTGGGCATCGCGATGGCGATCACGCTGGCCAAGGTGATCGCCTTCATCGTGCTCATGCTGGTGGTCGGCCGCCGCGTGCTGCCGCGTCTGCTGTGGTGGGTGGCGCGCACCGGTTCGCAGGAGCTGTTCACGCTGAGCGTGGTGGCCATCG encodes:
- a CDS encoding DMT family transporter, which produces MLALLSAVLFGMSTPLIARLSSGINPFLTAALLYAGAALAGATMIRGRAREAGLRRTDAVPLAWITLSGAVVAPVALAWGLQRCSTTSASLMLALEALFTALLAHWLYREQIGLRAWVALLLLTAGAIALLFDAAQTGTSQTLGLIAVVVATMAWGTDDALSRAVADRDPGQVILVKGAAGAATTGAMALAAGARLTDVGQIAGLLLVGVTGYGLSLKFYLLAQRTFGAARTGSVFAFVPFIGALGAVLMGEREAGAGLRVASVLMIVGVILHLTEKHQHRHEHGVLEHEHAHTHDDGHHLHKHDPPVQGSHSHMHRHEPMSHSHPHLPDAHHTHPH